In a genomic window of Methanosarcinales archaeon:
- a CDS encoding tetratricopeptide repeat protein → MLQAWDFRPGSNFVLEMQQAAANAERTIAVLSPAYLSALYTHPEWAAAFVQDPTGEKGTLLPVCIQKCDLKGLLPAIIHIDLVNLDENAAKEKLLKGISRERAKPSIKPAFPDDKQRSVALQPRFPGALPPIWNVPHNRNPNFTGREEHLTKMKAALNSGEPAALTQAIHGLGGVGKTQLALEYAYRSVAEYDIVWWIRSEEHTTMAADYSSLAEELDLPEKDATDQQVIIKAVKHRMEQIPKWLLVFDNAKDPAEVRKYIPQGETGHVLITSRNPSWRGIATPLDVRVLKREESVDFLLKRTGYTDADAAGALAEALGDLPLALEQAGAYMEVKGRTLLDYLNLFTVHKNKLLNRARPSTDYPDTVATTWELAFDEILQISAPGADLLNLCAFLAPDDIPIELLNSGVQFLPESLAAVAADPLTFDDAVDPLRRYSLIEITAETISVHRLVQAVTRDRLDGDEKKKWAEAAIRIVNEAFPFDSDDVKTWPVCSRLLPHALASAGHAETLDVALDSTGRLLNQIGIYLRGRAQFTDAKEMHQRALAIGEAVYGPDHPTVAIDVSNLGGVLESLGDFEGAKKNYERALEIFGKYLGKEHPNTLINNLDGLLAGSNSSH, encoded by the coding sequence AGGCCTGGGATTTCCGACCCGGCTCCAACTTTGTCCTGGAGATGCAGCAGGCTGCTGCAAACGCTGAGCGCACTATTGCTGTCCTGTCACCCGCCTATCTCAGTGCACTCTATACCCATCCAGAGTGGGCAGCAGCTTTTGTCCAGGATCCGACTGGAGAAAAGGGCACATTGTTACCAGTCTGTATCCAGAAATGTGATCTCAAAGGTCTCTTACCTGCAATTATTCATATCGATCTGGTGAACCTTGACGAAAATGCAGCAAAAGAGAAACTGCTTAAAGGAATCAGTCGAGAGCGTGCCAAGCCTTCGATCAAGCCCGCTTTCCCTGACGATAAACAGCGCTCCGTAGCCCTGCAGCCCCGTTTTCCCGGTGCCTTGCCACCTATATGGAATGTCCCACACAATCGTAATCCCAATTTTACCGGCAGGGAAGAACACCTGACCAAAATGAAGGCTGCACTAAATTCAGGAGAGCCAGCCGCATTGACACAGGCTATTCATGGTCTGGGTGGAGTGGGTAAAACGCAGCTTGCCCTTGAGTATGCATACCGCAGCGTAGCAGAATATGACATCGTATGGTGGATTCGCTCAGAAGAACATACGACCATGGCTGCCGATTACTCCAGCCTAGCAGAAGAGCTTGATCTGCCTGAGAAAGATGCCACTGATCAACAGGTCATTATTAAAGCGGTAAAGCACCGAATGGAGCAAATTCCAAAATGGCTGCTTGTTTTCGATAACGCAAAAGATCCTGCAGAGGTTCGAAAGTATATTCCACAAGGGGAAACAGGTCATGTACTTATCACGTCCCGAAATCCCAGCTGGAGGGGCATTGCCACTCCTCTTGACGTGCGTGTTTTGAAGCGTGAAGAATCTGTGGATTTCTTACTAAAGAGAACGGGATATACTGACGCAGATGCTGCCGGTGCTCTGGCAGAAGCATTAGGTGACCTGCCCCTTGCCCTTGAGCAAGCAGGTGCTTACATGGAAGTAAAGGGAAGAACACTTTTAGATTACCTGAATTTGTTCACTGTCCATAAAAATAAACTTTTGAATCGGGCCAGACCTTCCACAGATTACCCGGATACGGTCGCAACTACATGGGAACTTGCTTTTGATGAAATACTACAAATATCGGCCCCAGGCGCAGATTTATTGAATCTCTGTGCTTTTCTGGCACCTGACGATATTCCTATTGAACTCCTTAATTCAGGTGTGCAATTCCTGCCCGAATCCCTGGCTGCTGTGGCAGCTGATCCCCTGACATTTGATGATGCTGTGGATCCTCTGCGTCGCTATTCCCTGATTGAGATCACTGCAGAAACAATTTCTGTTCACAGGTTAGTCCAGGCAGTTACCCGCGATCGACTTGATGGAGATGAAAAGAAAAAATGGGCAGAAGCAGCTATACGTATCGTTAATGAAGCTTTCCCATTTGATAGTGATGACGTTAAGACTTGGCCTGTTTGCTCTCGTTTACTACCCCATGCTCTGGCGTCAGCAGGACATGCTGAAACTCTTGATGTAGCTTTAGATTCAACAGGTAGGTTATTGAATCAGATAGGGATTTATCTTAGGGGACGTGCTCAATTTACTGATGCAAAAGAGATGCATCAGCGCGCGCTGGCCATCGGCGAAGCTGTTTACGGTCCCGATCATCCTACAGTAGCGATCGATGTCAGTAACCTTGGTGGTGTCCTGGAATCACTTGGAGACTTCGAAGGCGCGAAGAAAAACTACGAGCGCGCGCTGGAAATATTTGGGAAGTATTTAGGAAAGGAACACCCCAACACATTAATAAATAATCTGGACGGCCTTCTTGCTGGCTCAAATTCCTCTCATTAG
- a CDS encoding hemerythrin domain-containing protein: protein MDTIKQIMDEHRVIERAIDVLDKINEGLEDGREIPPQLILSVLGVIIECIDEYHLGKEEEILIPFLEEIGKTELLSAIQAYSNTYKDGVQYIDAIIEAMDEYANGDVKAALKIIENGREYVGQVRPVFLQEDESIKSLKKILSKDEMEQLNKKFKDFEYDWDGPQVQKYQKIVRELERKSSLIAW, encoded by the coding sequence ATGGATACCATAAAACAGATAATGGATGAACATAGGGTTATTGAAAGAGCGATCGACGTGCTGGATAAAATCAATGAAGGCCTGGAGGATGGGCGGGAGATCCCTCCACAACTTATTCTGTCAGTTCTGGGCGTGATAATAGAATGTATTGACGAGTATCATCTGGGGAAAGAAGAAGAAATATTGATCCCATTTTTAGAAGAGATAGGTAAGACTGAATTATTAAGTGCTATTCAGGCCTACTCAAATACGTACAAGGACGGGGTTCAATATATTGATGCCATCATTGAAGCCATGGATGAGTATGCCAATGGAGATGTAAAAGCAGCTTTAAAGATCATCGAAAACGGACGGGAATATGTTGGACAGGTACGTCCTGTTTTCCTGCAGGAAGATGAGTCAATAAAGTCCCTGAAGAAAATCCTATCAAAGGATGAGATGGAACAACTTAATAAAAAATTCAAGGATTTCGAATATGACTGGGATGGTCCTCAAGTACAAAAATACCAAAAAATTGTCAGAGAGCTTGAAAGAAAATCAAGTCTGATAGCTTGGTAA